Proteins from a genomic interval of Methanofastidiosum sp.:
- the ftsZ gene encoding cell division protein FtsZ, producing the protein MRSVIEDAIERAVTEKDIVKDHRYTSVDEELERVLRESRAKIKVVGTGGAGSNAIDRLMEIGVIGVEAIAVNTDAQDLLDTRADKKILIGKEVTRGLGAGNDPKVGEESAREDERTIKEVIEGSDMVFVTCGLGGGTGTGSAPVIAEIAKKMGALTVAVVTLPFTVEGLRRQRNAEKGLERLRKVSDTVIVIPNDKLLDIAPGLPINAAFKVSDDILIRAVGGIAELITKPGLVNVDFADVRSVMKEGDVAMIGMGESDTENRAKEAITEALSSPLIDVDVTGAKGALINITGSSNMKLEEAEKIVEHVTNELEPDAQIIWGAMINEEIKNGLRVMVVLSGVKSPYIFGRKETEMLIESETPVRGIDLGIEYI; encoded by the coding sequence ATGAGATCTGTTATTGAAGATGCCATTGAGAGGGCGGTAACAGAAAAAGATATTGTTAAGGATCATCGCTATACTTCTGTGGATGAGGAACTTGAAAGAGTACTTAGAGAATCAAGAGCCAAGATAAAAGTAGTAGGAACAGGTGGAGCTGGCTCCAATGCAATTGACAGATTAATGGAAATTGGAGTAATTGGAGTTGAAGCAATAGCAGTTAATACTGATGCCCAAGATTTACTAGATACTAGAGCAGACAAAAAAATATTGATTGGAAAAGAAGTCACTAGAGGTTTAGGAGCAGGCAACGATCCAAAAGTTGGAGAAGAGTCTGCAAGAGAAGACGAGAGGACAATTAAAGAAGTAATAGAAGGAAGCGATATGGTTTTTGTCACCTGTGGATTAGGTGGAGGAACGGGGACTGGTTCTGCACCAGTAATTGCCGAAATTGCTAAAAAAATGGGGGCACTAACTGTTGCAGTTGTGACTTTACCTTTCACAGTTGAAGGTTTGAGACGACAAAGAAATGCCGAAAAAGGACTTGAGAGATTAAGAAAAGTTAGCGATACTGTAATTGTCATACCAAACGATAAATTGCTAGATATAGCACCTGGTTTACCCATAAACGCGGCTTTTAAAGTTTCTGATGATATACTGATTAGAGCTGTTGGCGGAATAGCTGAATTAATTACAAAACCTGGATTAGTAAACGTTGACTTCGCCGATGTTAGATCTGTAATGAAAGAAGGAGACGTTGCAATGATCGGAATGGGAGAATCCGATACGGAGAACAGAGCTAAAGAAGCAATAACTGAAGCTTTGAGTAGCCCTCTGATAGATGTAGATGTAACCGGTGCCAAAGGCGCGTTAATTAACATCACTGGAAGTTCAAATATGAAACTAGAAGAAGCAGAGAAGATCGTAGAGCATGTAACAAATGAACTTGAGCCAGATGCCCAGATTATTTGGGGTGCAATGATAAACGAAGAAATTAAAAATGGACTTAGAGTAATGGTAGTTCTTTCAGGAGTCAAATCACCTTACATATTCGGAAGAAAAGAAACTGAGATGCTTATAGAGAGCGAAACACCCGTTAGGGGAATCGATCTTGGAATAGAATACATTTAA
- a CDS encoding protein translocase SEC61 complex subunit gamma, translated as MTEANLKKKERARSWISEYTRVLKLAKKPGRKEYSLTSKVTGIGIVLIGIIGYSIKYLSVLIQSLGA; from the coding sequence ATGACAGAGGCTAATCTAAAGAAAAAGGAAAGAGCAAGAAGTTGGATTTCCGAATACACAAGAGTGCTAAAACTTGCTAAGAAGCCTGGCAGAAAGGAATATTCGCTTACATCTAAAGTAACTGGAATTGGGATAGTACTTATTGGGATAATTGGTTACTCAATAAAATATCTCTCAGTTTTAATCCAAAGTCTTGGAGCATAA
- a CDS encoding transcription elongation factor Spt5 — translation MDDDENPIFALKVAVNQEQNVAKMIEGKVKTNNLKIYAVLAPETLKGYVFIEASDKGAVEEAIQGLRNVRGILEGKIAFDEISHFLEAKPSVSGLAKGDIVELIAGPFKGEKAKIIRVDKGKEELTVELLEAMVPIPVTVKGDYVRIIEKKS, via the coding sequence ATGGATGATGACGAGAATCCAATCTTTGCATTAAAGGTAGCTGTTAATCAAGAACAGAACGTAGCAAAGATGATAGAGGGAAAAGTAAAAACTAACAACCTTAAAATTTATGCAGTCTTAGCACCAGAAACCTTAAAAGGGTATGTTTTCATTGAGGCGAGTGATAAAGGGGCTGTAGAAGAAGCCATTCAAGGCCTTCGAAATGTAAGAGGGATTCTTGAAGGTAAAATCGCCTTTGATGAAATAAGTCATTTCTTAGAGGCTAAGCCATCGGTATCTGGTCTTGCAAAAGGTGACATTGTAGAATTAATAGCAGGGCCATTTAAGGGTGAAAAAGCTAAGATTATAAGGGTAGATAAAGGCAAAGAAGAACTTACAGTTGAGCTTCTTGAAGCAATGGTGCCTATACCCGTTACCGTTAAAGGAGATTATGTCAGAATTATAGAGAAAAAGAGCTAG
- a CDS encoding 50S ribosomal protein L11, producing MGKERSVTSLVDGGKATAGPPLGPALGPLGINVGKVVAEINEKTKDFQGMKVPVKIFVDDKKNFRVEVGVPPASALILKDLKLEKGSSTPSSSKVGDISIDALVRIAKMKEPSSLSPDIAGVVKEILGTCVSMGVTCEGKDPRVVQNEIKEGKYDNIIK from the coding sequence ATGGGAAAAGAGAGATCTGTTACCTCACTTGTTGATGGAGGAAAGGCTACTGCCGGTCCACCTTTAGGACCTGCTTTGGGACCACTTGGTATTAATGTGGGAAAGGTTGTCGCCGAAATAAATGAAAAAACGAAAGATTTTCAAGGAATGAAAGTCCCAGTTAAGATTTTTGTTGATGACAAAAAGAACTTCAGAGTTGAAGTTGGTGTTCCTCCCGCATCCGCATTAATTCTAAAAGATCTTAAATTAGAAAAAGGATCTTCTACACCATCTTCAAGTAAAGTTGGAGATATTAGTATAGATGCACTTGTTAGAATTGCTAAGATGAAGGAACCTTCTTCATTATCTCCTGATATTGCAGGAGTGGTTAAAGAGATTCTAGGAACATGTGTTTCTATGGGCGTAACTTGTGAGGGCAAAGACCCCAGAGTAGTCCAAAACGAGATAAAAGAAGGAAAATACGATAATATAATTAAATAA
- a CDS encoding 50S ribosomal protein L1 — MKEAVLRAVKKAKETSKPRNFTQSMEMSINLQGLDMKKTQNRIKEDFVLPNGRGKDVKIGIFASGDMALRAKKENLSVFDQEDIEKFAKDKKLAKKVANTHDFFIAQTDFMTLVGKSLGPIFAPRGKTPAPLPPTASLEPILNKLKKTVKIKSYNQSVIHMFVGSEKMDDEMLAENITEIVKFFEKKLEKGFDNIKSIYIKTSMGPAVKLEDFK, encoded by the coding sequence TTGAAAGAGGCTGTATTACGAGCAGTGAAGAAGGCAAAGGAAACTTCAAAGCCGAGAAACTTCACACAGTCAATGGAGATGAGTATAAATCTTCAAGGACTAGACATGAAAAAAACACAAAACCGAATCAAAGAAGACTTTGTTTTACCTAACGGAAGGGGCAAAGATGTGAAGATTGGGATCTTTGCTTCAGGGGATATGGCATTAAGAGCCAAAAAGGAAAACTTGTCTGTATTTGATCAAGAAGACATAGAAAAATTCGCAAAGGACAAAAAACTTGCAAAAAAAGTTGCAAATACTCACGATTTTTTCATAGCGCAAACAGATTTCATGACCTTAGTTGGAAAATCATTAGGTCCAATATTTGCGCCAAGAGGAAAAACACCTGCACCTTTGCCTCCAACTGCTTCGCTTGAACCTATATTAAATAAACTGAAAAAAACAGTTAAAATAAAAAGCTACAATCAGTCCGTCATTCATATGTTCGTTGGCTCCGAAAAAATGGACGATGAGATGTTAGCGGAAAACATTACAGAAATTGTTAAGTTTTTTGAAAAGAAACTTGAGAAAGGATTCGATAACATAAAATCAATTTACATAAAAACTTCTATGGGGCCTGCAGTAAAGCTGGAGGATTTTAAATGA
- a CDS encoding 50S ribosomal protein L10: MKGRVAVKGDVAEWKAEEVNSLRDMIKSSPVVGVVELQGIPAKQLQNIREELRGKVTFRMSKNKLMKIALEKTEKESLMDHINAGAAFVFSNENPFRIYRLLQKSKAPAPAKPGDVAKNDIIIPQGSTGLPPGPLVSELQTLGVPAKIDKGTISIERDAVLVKHGEIISKKISDILSQLKIEPMEVGADLAAAYENGLLFKRDVLTIDDAQTRNNVIKAFSNALALSFDRRIFTKQSVKLLIQQGALKTKSLAIGANIVSPETIGPIMSKSVAQALSLSKLLNGAALDDELKNKLNVSQSSAPAETKVVEHKVEENKDNKDKDGEAGLEGLGALFG; the protein is encoded by the coding sequence ATGAAGGGAAGAGTAGCAGTTAAAGGGGACGTAGCTGAATGGAAAGCAGAAGAAGTTAACTCCCTAAGAGATATGATTAAGTCTTCTCCTGTAGTAGGAGTTGTTGAACTTCAAGGGATACCTGCAAAACAGTTACAGAATATAAGGGAAGAACTAAGAGGCAAAGTTACTTTTAGAATGTCAAAAAATAAGTTAATGAAGATAGCTCTTGAAAAAACTGAAAAAGAATCCCTAATGGACCATATTAATGCAGGAGCAGCTTTCGTTTTTTCTAATGAAAATCCTTTTAGAATTTACCGACTTTTACAAAAATCAAAAGCACCAGCACCAGCAAAACCAGGTGACGTTGCAAAAAATGATATAATAATCCCTCAAGGAAGTACAGGATTGCCACCAGGGCCACTTGTAAGTGAGCTTCAAACTCTTGGAGTCCCAGCTAAAATTGACAAGGGTACGATATCTATTGAAAGAGATGCAGTACTCGTAAAGCATGGAGAAATAATATCCAAGAAAATTAGTGACATTCTTTCTCAGCTTAAAATTGAACCAATGGAAGTTGGTGCAGATTTGGCGGCTGCTTATGAAAATGGACTATTATTCAAAAGAGATGTTCTAACTATCGATGACGCCCAAACTAGAAATAACGTAATAAAGGCATTTTCAAATGCTTTGGCGCTATCCTTTGATAGAAGAATATTTACAAAACAAAGTGTAAAACTATTAATACAGCAAGGTGCACTTAAAACAAAATCCTTGGCAATTGGTGCAAATATAGTTTCTCCTGAGACTATTGGGCCAATAATGTCAAAGAGTGTTGCCCAAGCTCTCAGTCTATCCAAATTGTTAAATGGCGCTGCGTTGGACGATGAACTTAAAAATAAGCTCAACGTATCTCAATCGTCAGCCCCTGCTGAGACAAAAGTAGTTGAACATAAGGTTGAAGAAAATAAAGATAATAAAGATAAAGATGGGGAAGCCGGATTAGAAGGTCTAGGTGCCCTATTTGGTTAA
- the rpl12p gene encoding 50S ribosomal protein P1, producing the protein MEYVYAAMILHEAKKEINEANLNSVLKAAGVAVDEARIKALVSSLEGVDIEDAISSASMPVAQAPVAAPAAASDHKASESKKEEKKEEAEESALEGLGALFG; encoded by the coding sequence ATGGAATATGTATATGCTGCGATGATCCTTCATGAGGCTAAGAAGGAAATAAATGAAGCGAATTTAAACAGTGTTTTAAAAGCCGCTGGAGTAGCAGTCGATGAGGCCAGAATTAAAGCTCTTGTATCTTCATTGGAAGGTGTGGATATTGAGGATGCTATAAGCTCTGCTTCAATGCCAGTTGCTCAAGCACCTGTAGCTGCACCAGCAGCCGCTTCAGACCACAAAGCTTCTGAATCAAAGAAGGAAGAAAAGAAAGAAGAAGCAGAAGAATCGGCACTTGAAGGTTTAGGCGCTCTCTTCGGTTAA
- a CDS encoding RlmE family RNA methyltransferase, with amino-acid sequence MYQQKDGYHRMAKKEGYKSRASFKLIQLNKKFNIIKKGYSVLDLGAAPGGWMQIASTLVGDTGLVVGVDLKNVKEKFPNSFFVQGDIFDSSTIERIKDIKQEFNAIISDLAPNTSGIRSLDHEKSIDLCYRALELSTNLLQYKGNLLIKLFQGEYTKELVDDIKNDFYYVKISKPESSRSASRETYIICKGFKKRKLKIEDTELTEESA; translated from the coding sequence ATGTATCAGCAGAAAGATGGGTATCACAGAATGGCCAAGAAAGAGGGTTATAAGTCCAGAGCCTCTTTTAAGCTTATTCAACTTAACAAAAAATTCAATATTATAAAGAAAGGGTATAGTGTATTAGATCTAGGGGCTGCTCCCGGCGGATGGATGCAAATAGCATCAACATTAGTAGGAGATACAGGGTTAGTAGTGGGGGTTGATTTGAAAAACGTGAAAGAAAAATTCCCCAACTCTTTTTTTGTCCAAGGAGATATATTTGATAGTTCAACTATAGAGAGGATTAAGGATATTAAACAAGAATTTAACGCCATTATTTCAGACCTTGCCCCTAACACATCAGGGATTAGATCTTTAGACCATGAAAAGTCTATTGATCTTTGTTATAGAGCCTTAGAATTATCCACGAATTTGTTACAATATAAAGGAAATCTACTCATAAAATTATTTCAAGGAGAATATACTAAAGAATTAGTAGACGATATAAAAAATGATTTTTATTACGTTAAAATATCAAAGCCTGAGTCATCAAGATCAGCAAGCCGTGAAACTTACATCATATGTAAAGGATTTAAAAAGAGAAAATTAAAAATAGAAGATACAGAATTAACCGAAGAGAGCGCCTAA
- a CDS encoding tetratricopeptide repeat protein — MSNLLESASYWNTKGIILDRMGKHKDALVCFEKARAIDPHDADVITNIGISFDKLGKPEEALKFYDMALQKNEDTKTLYNKGISLSKIGNYSEAINCFKKVLNEEKNNKNAIINLAIALQKMDRLDEAISILKEWGEFDYIYTRAQLMLENGKKQIEDSINLLHMCLNENSESIPSLENISYALKMLGMEGESLRYLENVRQLYSERRKVEDKIKTLKELLVDSLSNYEKIGEILITKKGLGKNYNFYKDIFEGLYQDILFIDEDHSSFLDNYGKRSISSSNVYIKELLVRINNLSESLTILKLKIEEDIGRPSLRYIFYILNPLERKKESEIQVYLINNGDIEAFDISVLIEKNKDLNISKIEDKIDSLKPMEYRPYTIKIKPKNEGIFEINTFCDYRGNEVYETRTVYPLEIPYLPDEDSMYLISYLKVLRLDMDTTAEEIKRRWKELSKYYHPDTTQDEKEKILKEGILKEINEAYEELKNYY; from the coding sequence GTGTCAAATTTGCTTGAATCTGCATCTTACTGGAATACAAAGGGCATAATTCTAGATAGGATGGGAAAGCATAAAGATGCATTAGTCTGTTTTGAAAAGGCGAGGGCAATTGACCCTCATGATGCAGACGTCATAACTAACATTGGTATATCATTTGATAAACTAGGAAAACCGGAAGAAGCCTTAAAATTCTATGATATGGCTCTTCAAAAAAATGAAGACACTAAGACTCTTTATAATAAAGGTATATCTCTGTCAAAAATTGGAAATTATTCTGAAGCAATAAATTGTTTTAAAAAAGTTCTAAATGAAGAAAAGAATAATAAAAATGCAATCATAAATCTTGCTATTGCACTACAAAAAATGGATAGACTAGATGAAGCCATTTCAATTCTAAAAGAGTGGGGGGAATTTGACTACATTTATACAAGAGCCCAGTTAATGCTTGAAAATGGGAAAAAACAGATTGAAGACTCAATAAATCTATTGCATATGTGTTTGAATGAGAATTCTGAAAGTATTCCTTCTCTTGAGAATATTTCTTATGCTCTAAAGATGCTAGGTATGGAAGGAGAATCCCTAAGATACTTAGAAAACGTTAGGCAGCTTTACTCTGAAAGAAGAAAAGTAGAAGATAAAATCAAAACTTTGAAAGAATTATTGGTGGATTCTTTATCTAATTATGAAAAAATAGGAGAAATTTTAATAACAAAAAAAGGATTAGGCAAAAATTATAATTTTTATAAAGATATCTTTGAAGGGCTTTATCAAGATATTCTATTCATCGATGAAGATCATTCCTCATTTTTGGATAATTATGGAAAAAGATCAATATCCTCCTCTAACGTATATATCAAAGAGCTTCTAGTCCGGATTAACAATTTAAGTGAAAGCCTCACCATATTGAAGCTTAAAATAGAAGAGGATATTGGTAGACCAAGTCTTAGATATATTTTTTATATATTGAACCCATTAGAGCGGAAAAAAGAATCTGAAATTCAAGTATATTTAATTAATAATGGAGATATTGAAGCTTTTGACATATCTGTTTTAATAGAAAAAAACAAAGATTTGAATATATCAAAAATTGAAGATAAAATAGACTCGCTCAAACCCATGGAATATAGGCCTTATACCATTAAGATTAAGCCTAAGAACGAAGGAATATTTGAGATTAATACTTTTTGTGATTATAGGGGAAATGAAGTCTATGAAACTAGAACTGTTTATCCCTTGGAAATACCATATTTGCCTGACGAGGACTCAATGTATTTGATTTCTTATCTAAAAGTTTTAAGGCTGGATATGGATACAACCGCAGAGGAAATAAAACGCAGATGGAAAGAGCTTTCTAAATATTATCACCCCGATACAACCCAAGATGAAAAAGAAAAAATATTAAAAGAAGGCATTTTAAAAGAAATAAATGAAGCATATGAAGAATTGAAGAACTACTACTAG
- a CDS encoding S-layer protein, giving the protein MKNKKSVILVSILILHLFFINPVVSADVPRSFFVDTANGQPQSIIVVGKNAASMDSISGSLIITKIQAEAYYEDPAKGLFRVNIWDREKLITYDELLMEDVAKKNNLILVGGPVANRLVANLVREGKSKVDWYNSQGETEYISNGLYERDVIIVAGADREKTRAAVLQLISS; this is encoded by the coding sequence ATGAAGAATAAAAAAAGTGTAATATTAGTATCGATATTGATACTTCATCTCTTTTTCATAAATCCCGTAGTATCTGCAGATGTTCCAAGATCTTTTTTTGTGGACACAGCTAATGGTCAACCTCAATCAATAATAGTAGTTGGTAAAAATGCAGCTTCGATGGATTCGATTTCTGGAAGCTTAATTATTACAAAAATTCAAGCCGAAGCATACTATGAGGATCCCGCAAAAGGTTTATTTAGGGTTAATATTTGGGATCGTGAGAAATTGATAACCTATGATGAATTACTAATGGAAGATGTCGCTAAAAAGAATAATCTTATACTTGTGGGCGGGCCCGTTGCAAATAGACTTGTAGCGAATCTAGTTAGAGAAGGTAAATCCAAAGTTGACTGGTATAATTCACAAGGGGAGACTGAATACATATCAAATGGTTTATACGAACGTGATGTGATTATTGTCGCAGGTGCAGACAGAGAAAAAACAAGGGCTGCAGTATTACAATTGATTAGTTCTTAA
- a CDS encoding YkgJ family cysteine cluster protein encodes MKEVLVLYTGQKYKCKQCGECCRVRGVPLTLFDIERIEKNTDKEFALYDISRKKFVIEKRIWDNGCVFLDDKNCTIHEYKPLICRLFPLGVFYKPISESDTPYILKNGEKAYIYVDISCPGIGNEGEPFDIEKILELCQKIKIEMAYTLNL; translated from the coding sequence ATGAAAGAAGTATTAGTGCTATATACCGGACAAAAATATAAATGCAAGCAATGCGGAGAATGCTGCAGGGTTCGTGGAGTTCCACTAACTTTATTTGATATAGAAAGAATTGAAAAAAATACCGATAAAGAGTTCGCTTTGTACGATATTTCCAGAAAGAAATTCGTAATTGAAAAAAGAATTTGGGATAATGGTTGCGTATTTTTGGATGATAAAAATTGTACAATACATGAATATAAGCCCTTGATTTGTAGACTTTTCCCATTGGGAGTTTTTTATAAACCCATATCTGAATCAGATACTCCTTATATATTAAAAAATGGAGAAAAGGCATACATATATGTCGATATCTCCTGCCCTGGAATTGGAAACGAAGGAGAACCTTTTGACATTGAAAAAATTTTAGAATTATGCCAGAAAATTAAAATTGAAATGGCTTATACATTAAACTTGTAG